A single window of Solanum dulcamara chromosome 5, daSolDulc1.2, whole genome shotgun sequence DNA harbors:
- the LOC129889493 gene encoding DDB1- and CUL4-associated factor homolog 1 → MEEEPQQQSLETEGEEERRTETTPTEEHEEEGGGGEEDEEEAENEELIMKAQALMEKITASPDNPNPNTIHAFSSLFETQEASYMEESGHSAPNNGRSSHNVGRLGNLIRDTDEFFELISSKFLSERRYSVSVKAAAARLLFSCSLTWMYPHVFEDPVLENLKIWTMDDTTRLSGDDHYWKHESGDRRSSDSEMLKTYSTGLLAVCLASGGQVVEDVLTSGLPAKLMHYLRIRILGDTTTSQRDATSLLDGKSSSTGTGVRAREECRSRFRQVAESSHLDVPRVAEDGLHGDQVLDKDRDRSDSRHMHGDERWTDEEPPDSMAVDDDNYQADADGEERWHIRDLRDGKAKPGNRSLREDEHDESTRDDLSRRRVNRGWTRHRGRGRVTEGVPDNEAALTSPGSASRLSGQSRSRNLTRNQESRRAPDNKKNLSRTNVDGFAMERDENDECFQECKVGSKDITDLVKKAVAAAETEAKAANAPAEAVKAAGDAAAEVVKSAAFEEFKKSNDEEAAVLAASKAVSTVIDAAIAVEVSRSAISEGESQDIKATAQEANEDVDEFFILDSDSLAKLREKFCIQCLIILGEYVEVLGPVLHEKGVDVCIGLLQRNSKHKEGCKLSLLLPDVLKLICALAAHRKFAAVFVDRGGMQKLLAAPRAPQTFCGLSSCLFAIGSIQGIMERVCTLPSSIIHQVVELALQFLECPQDQARKNAALFFAAAFVFRAVVDAFDAQDGLQKMLNLLQDAALVRSGVSSGALTASGSLRSDRSPPEVLTASEKQIAYHTCVALRQYFRAHLLLLVDSIRPNKSVRSAGRNIPSVRAASKPLDISNEAMDAVFRLIQKDRRLGPAAVRARWPVVDKFLNCNGHITMLELCQAPPVERYLHDLLQYALGVLHIVTLVPYSRKLIVNATLSNDRVGIAVILDAANSAGYVEPEIVEAALNVLVCLVCPPPSISNKPSVSTQAQQTNAVQSANTPGVETRDRNADRSETRDRNAERFLPDRAVNISSQNENRESTLSDRGSTVVAGTSAVSGTSHGPVSTVTSGLVGERRISLGAGAGCAGLAAQLEQCYRQAREAVRANNGIKVLLQLLQPRIVTPPAAIDCLRALACRVLLGLARDDTIAHILTKLQVGKKLSELIRDSGNQTPGSEQNRWQAELAQVAIELIGVVTNSGRASSLAASDAATPTLRRIERAAIAAATPITYHARELLLLIHEHLQASGLTDTATMLLKEAQLTPLPSLAAPSSLAHQTSGQETLSVQIQWPSGRAPRGFLSVKPKLPSLDEDGGLKSESIVCSSRRRPLAFSSTRGLSSKSLPVEVSPSTSGCKFSNSKKCATPVATSETPSLSTVKSGGDPDIMFKTPIVLPMKRKLTDLKEGGSVPSVKRLNTGEHSVRSPVCVTPNSVRRGGLPSDPNVPSTPNSTLREIHNRPGSSAFPTEGDDTSMVSSSQHGLLSDSQPSNAERLTLDSLVVQYLKHQHRQCPAPITTLPPLSLLHPHVCPEPKRSLDAPSNVTSRLSTRDFRSLNGGTHGKRKDRQFVYSRFRPWRTCRDDAGVLLTCVSFMGDSSQIAAGTHSGELKIFDSNSSTVLESFTSHQAPLTLLQSYLSVETQLLLSSSAHDVRLWDATSVSAGPKHSFEGCKAARFSNFGTTFAALSAEPSRREILLYDTQTCQVELKLTDTSSIPSGRGHMYSLVHFSPSDNMLLWNGVLWDTRGSGPIHRFDQFTDYGGGGFHPAGNEVIINSEVWDLRNFRLLRSVPSLDQTVITFNASGDVIYAILRRNLEDVMSAFQTRRVKHPLFAAFRTVDAVNYSDIATIPVDRCVLDFATEPTDSFVGLVTMDDQDEMYSSARVYEIGRRRPTEDDSDPDDAESEDDDEDDDDIDEEAILGTDLDGDGESDADDLSNDDDSVSELDDEEDEDGDFIVDGVDFGGGGGILEIVTDGEDEDDSELVESFSSGDDDDLL, encoded by the exons TTCCCATAATGTTGGACGGCTAGGGAACCTTATCCGG GACACTGATGAATTCTTTGAACTGATATCTTCAAAGTTCCTATCTGAGAGGAGATATTCAGTTTCTGTGAAGGCTGCTGCTGCAAGGCTGCTTTTTAGCTGTTCACTAACATGGATG TATCCACATGTTTTTGAAGACCCTGTGCtggaaaatttaaaaatctggACAATGGATGACACAACCAGATTGTCTGGTGATGATCATTATTGGAAGCATGAGTCAGGTGATCGGAGGTCCTCTGATTCTGAGATGCTGAAGACCTACTCTACTGGACTTCTTGCTGTATGTTTGGCAAG TGGTGGTCAAGTGGTCGAAGATGTATTAACATCTGGGCTCCCAGCAAAACTTATGCACTATCTTCGGATTAGAATTTTGGGGGATACCACCACAAGCCAAAGAGATGCAACATCTTTGTTGGATGGCAAATCATCATCTACAGGTACTGGTGTAAGAGCTAGAGAGGAATGTAGAAGTAGATTCCGGCAAGTTGCCGAAAGTTCTCATTTGGATGTCCCCAGAGTAGCGGAAGATGGACTTCATGGTGATCAAGTTCTCGATAAGGATCGCGATAGAAGTGACAGTAGGCATATGCATGGGGATGAACGTTGGACTGATGAAGAGCCACCTGATTCTATGGCTGTGGATGATGATAATTATCAGGCAGATGCAGATGGTGAAGAAAGATGGCATATTAGAGATTTACGTGATGGAAAGGCAAAGCCTGGTAACAGATCCCTAAGGGAAGACGAACATGATGAGAGTACTAGGGATGATTTGTCAAGACGCAGGGTAAATCGTGGGTGGACAAGACACAGAGGACGGGGAAGGGTGACTGAGGGTGTTCCGGATAATGAAGCAGCTTTGACCTCTCCAGGGTCTGCAAGTAGATTGAGTGGGCAATCTCGCAGCAGAAATTTAACCCGGAATCAAGAATCGAGAAGAGCACCTGATAACAAGAAGAATTTGAGTAGGACAAATGTTGATGGTTTTGCGATGGAGAGggatgaaaatgatgaatgtttccaagaaTGTAAAGTCGGCTCCAAGGATATCACAGATCTAGTGAAGAAAGCTGTTGCAGCTGCTGAAACAGAAGCAAAAGCAGCTAATGCTCCAGCGGAAGCTGTTAAAGCAGCTGGTGATGCTGCTGCAGAAGTAGTCAAGAGTGCTGCTTTTGAG GAGTTTAAGAAGTCAAATGATGAGGAGGCTGCAGTTTTGGCTGCTTCAAAAGCTGTATCCACAGTCATTGATGCTGCTATTGCTGTTGAAGTTTCAAG GAGTGCTATTTCTGAAGGTGAATCACAAGACATAAAAGCAACAGCTCAAGAAGCAAATGAGGATGTTGATGAGttcttcattcttgatagtgactcTCTTGCAAAGTTGCGAGAGAAGTTCTGCATCCAGTGTCTTATTATTTTGGGAGAGTATGTTGAAGTTCTTGGTCCTGTGTTGCACGAAAAAGGAGTAGACGTGTGTATTGGGCTACTGCAACGTAATTCCAAGCATAAAGAGGGGTGCAAACTCTCGCTTCTTTTGCCCGATGTTCTGAAGCTGATCTGTGCTTTGGCTGCACATCGGAAATTTGCTGCAGTATTTGTGGATCGTGGCGGCATGCAAAAATTGCTTGCTGCCCCAAGAGCTCCTCAGACTTTTTGTGGCCTTTCTTCATGCTTATTTGCTATAGGGTCAATTCAG GGAATAATGGAACGCGTTTGTACTCTTCCTTCAAGCATTATCCATCAGGTGGTTGAGTTGGCGCTTCAGTTTCTTGAATGTCCTCAAGATCAAGCCAGGAAAAATGCGGCCTTATTTTTTGCGGCTGCATTTGTTTTCAGAGCTGTCGTAGACGCTTTTGATGCTCAGGATGGTTTACAGAAAATGCTTAATCTCTTGCAAGATGCTGCATTAGTGAGATCTGGAGTTTCTTCTGGGGCATTAACTGCTTCAGGGTCATTACGGAGTGACAGATCACCACCAGAGGTGCTGACCGCTTCTGAGAAGCAGATAGCATATCACACATGTGTCGCACTTCGACAGTACTTCAGAGCACATCTTCTTTTGCTGGTGGATTCAATTCGTCCTAATAAAAGTGTTCGCAGTGCTGGCCGAAATATCCCAAGTGTTAGGGCTGCATCTAAGCCTCTTGACATTAGTAATGAGGCTATGGATGCAGTTTTCCGTTTAATCCAGAAAGATCGGAGACTTGGTCCTGCAGCTGTCAGAGCCCGCTGGCCTGTAGTTGACAAGTTCTTAAATTGCAATGGGCATATTACAATGTTGGAATTATGTCAG GCTCCACCTGTTGAGCGTTATTTGCATGACTTGCTTCAGTATGCTCTTGGTGTACTTCATATCGTCACTTTAGTACCTTACAGCCGTAAACTTATTGTAAATGCAACATTAAGCAATGATCGTGTGGGTATAGCTGTTATATTGGATGCAGCTAACAGTGCCGGTTATGTAGAACCTGAG ATTGTTGAAGCAGCATTGAATGTGTTAGTTTGTCTCGTGTGTCCTCCACCTTCAATCAGCAATAAACCATCTGTATCTACACAAGCACAGCAAACCAATGCTGTCCAATCTGCAAATACTCCTGGTGTGGAGACCAGAGACCGGAATGCAGATCGGAGCGAGACCAGGGACAGAAATGCAGAGCGGTTTCTTCCTGATCGAGCTGTTAATATCTCCAGTCAGAATGAAAATAGAGAATCTACTTTATCAGACCGTGGAAGCACAGTCGTTGCTGGCACATCTGCAGTCAGTGGCACTTCTCATGGGCCTGTGTCTACAGTGACATCAGGATTAGTTGGAGAACGAAGAATATCACTAGGTGCAGGAGCTGGTTGTGCTGGCCTCGCTGCTCAACTTGAACAATGTTACCGTCAAGCGAGAGAAGCTGTTCGGGCAAACAATGGTATTAAGGTCCTCCTGCAGCTCCTCCAGCCACGGATAGTTACTCCTCCAGCTGCAATTGACTGTCTTCGTGCTCTTGCTTGCCGAGTACTTCTTGGTTTGGCAAGAGATGATACAATTGCACATATATTAACAAAACTTCAG GTTGGGAAGAAGTTGTCAGAACTCATACGAGATTCAGGAAATCAGACTCCTGGCAGTGAGCAGAACCGGTGGCAAGCAGAACTTGCACAGGTGGCTATTGAACTTATTGGG GTTGTAACTAATTCTGGCCGTGCAAGTTCTCTGGCTGCTTCCGATGCTGCGACCCCAACATTAAGGCGTATAGAGAGAGCTGCTATAGCTGCTGCTACTCCGATCACATATCATGCAAG GGAACTTTTACTCCTCATCCATGAACACCTACAAGCTTCTGGTCTGACAGATACTGCAACTATGCTTCTTAAGGAGGCTCAGTTGACACCTTTGCCATCTTTAGCTGCTCCGTCATCTCTGGCTCATCAAACATCAGGGCAGGAGACATTGTCAGTTCAAATTCAATGGCCATCTGGTCGTGCACCTAGGGGATTTTTGTCAGTTAAACCGAAACTTCCGTCATTGGATGAGGATGGTGGATTGAAATCTGAGTCGATTGTCTGTTCTTCAAGGAGGCGGCCATTGGCCTTTTCATCTACGCGTGGTCTGTCCTCAAAATCTCTCCCTGTTGAAGTCTCTCCATCAACATCAGGCTGCAAGTTCAGTAATTCGAAAAAGTGTGCCACACCTGTAGCTACATCAGAAACTCCATCACTATCTACAGTTAAATCTGGTGGAGATCCTGACATCATGTTTAAAACTCCCATTGTATTGCCAATGAAACGCAAGTTAACTGATCTGAAGGAAGGTGGATCAGTACCATCAGTTAAGCGACTCAATACCGGTGAACATTCAGTCAGGTCTCCGGTTTGTGTCACTCCAAATTCGGTCCGTAGAGGCGGTCTACCATCAGATCCTAATGTGCCTTCAACGCCAAATTCTACTTTGAGAGAGATCCATAATCGACCTGGCTCAAGTGCTTTTCCAACTGAAGGTGATGATACTTCAATGGTGTCGTCTTCTCAACATGGTCTTCTAAGTGACTCACAACCCTCGAATGCAGAGCGGTTAACCTTGGACTCACTGGTTGTTCAGTACTTGAAGCACCAGCATCGCCAATGTCCTGCTCCCATTACAACGTTACCTCCTCTTTCGCTCTTGCACCCTCATGTCTGTCCTGAACCAAAACGAAGCCTTGATGCACCATCAAATGTGACATCACGGCTTAGTACTCGTGATTTTAGAAGTTTGAATGGTGGGACACACGGAAAGCGTAAGGATCGACAATTTGTCTACAGTAGATTTAGACCATGGCGAACTTGCCGGGATGATGCTGGTGTCTTATTGACATGTGTCTCTTTTATGGGAGATTCTTCGCAAATTGCTGCTGGCACCCATTCTGGAGAGCTGAAAATATTTGACTCTAACAGCAGCACTGTCTTAGAAAGCTTCACCAGTCACCAGGCACCTTTAACACTTCTACAGTCATACCTTTCTGTTGAGACACAGCTGCTCCTGTCTTCAAGTGCTCACGATGTGAGGTTATGGGATGCAACTTCTGTATCAGCTGGGCCTAAGCATTCATTTGAAGGCTGTAAAGCTGCTCGATTTAGCAACTTTGGTACAACGTTTGCTGCATTGTCTGCGGAACCATCCCGGCGCGAGATTCTTCTATATGACACTCAAACCTGCCAAGTGGAACTGAAACTTACAGACACGTCCAGTATTCCTTCAGGCCGAGGACATATGTATTCCCTTGTACATTTTAGCCCATCAGACAATATGCTTCTCTGGAACGGGGTCTTATGGGATACTCGTGGTTCTGGCCCAATTCATCGTTTTGATCAATTTACCGACTATGGTGGCGGGGGCTTTCATCCTGCTGGCAATGAG GTCATCATAAATTCTGAGGTATGGGATTTGCGGAACTTCAGGCTTCTGCGAAGTGTACCGTCTTTGGACCAGACTGTAATAACATTTAATGCGAGTGGTGATGTGATATATGCCATCTTGAGAAGAAATCTTGAGGATGTCATGTCAGCATTCCAGACACGTCGTGTTAAACATCCTCTCTTTGCTGCTTTCCGTACGGTGGATGCTGTCAACTACTCTGACATTGCAACCATTCCAGTAGACCGTTGTGTACTTGACTTTGCGACGGAGCCAACTGATTCATTTGTTGGGCTGGTCACAATGGATGACCAAGATGAGATGTATTCTTCTGCTAGGGTGTATGAAATTGGTCGGAGGAGGCCAACTGAGGATGATTCAGACCCTGATGATGCTGAAAGTGAAGATGAcgatgaagatgatgatgacATCGATGAGGAAGCGATCCTTGGAACGGATCTTGATGGGGATGGTGAAAGTGACGCTGATGATTTGAGCAATGATGATGATAGTGTTAGTGAGCTTGATGACGAAGAGGATGAAGACGGAGACTTCATTGTAGATGGTGTGGACTTTGGTGGTGGAGGTGGTATATTGGAGATCGTGACAGATGGTGAAGATGAGGATGACAGTGAGCTTGTTGAATCATTTAGTAGTGGGGATGATGATGATCTCTTGTAG